Proteins co-encoded in one Bacillus paramycoides genomic window:
- a CDS encoding alpha/beta-type small acid-soluble spore protein: MSNNNSGSSNQLLVRGAEQALDQMKYEIAQEFGVQLGADATARANGSVGGEITKRLVSLAEQQLGGGVTR; encoded by the coding sequence ATGTCAAACAATAACAGTGGAAGCAGCAATCAATTATTAGTACGTGGTGCTGAACAAGCTCTTGATCAAATGAAATATGAAATTGCTCAAGAATTTGGAGTGCAACTTGGAGCGGACGCAACAGCTCGTGCTAACGGATCTGTTGGTGGTGAAATTACAAAACGTCTCGTATCATTAGCGGAGCAACAACTTGGTGGTGGAGTTACTCGTTAA
- a CDS encoding YndM family protein → MKHIVALLIKYTAITAVLLIVLSIFQGISIPRVLLISLFLTGAAYLIGDLFILPKYGNMIATMADFGLSFFGIWLLTSLFTNLDATRNIGLSSFLAALIIGGIEVFFHIYMKRLVLRNDDELRNYNHIHPDKYAMEMSDEYMDSSTINKSKVEDTSKK, encoded by the coding sequence ATGAAACATATTGTTGCTTTATTAATTAAATACACAGCGATAACTGCAGTATTACTTATCGTACTCAGTATCTTTCAAGGCATTTCCATTCCTAGAGTATTACTCATTTCTCTTTTCTTAACAGGAGCTGCCTATTTAATCGGCGATCTCTTCATTTTACCTAAATACGGAAATATGATTGCTACAATGGCAGATTTCGGCTTAAGCTTCTTCGGAATTTGGCTTTTAACATCCTTGTTTACTAATTTAGATGCTACTCGTAATATTGGACTTTCTTCATTCTTAGCCGCTTTAATTATTGGCGGAATAGAGGTTTTCTTCCACATTTATATGAAGAGGTTAGTACTGCGTAACGACGATGAATTAAGAAATTACAATCATATTCATCCTGATAAATATGCTATGGAAATGTCAGATGAATATATGGATTCTTCTACAATAAATAAATCCAAAGTTGAGGATACATCTAAAAAATAA
- a CDS encoding DUF3231 family protein, with protein sequence MGILSGNPQNEPLHYGEVFDIWSYLLAAQGGIASHQVFMNHTGDEDLKKFLESLIENDMNSEIEELKTLLKVNGVALPPAPPERPVASIEDIPPGARINDAEIAAAVSTGLAAGLVTCSQVMGKCLREDVGMLFGQFHMKKAQAGVTLLRLSKKKGWVVPPPLHVKNSDQA encoded by the coding sequence ATGGGTATTTTAAGTGGAAACCCTCAAAATGAACCGTTACATTACGGAGAAGTATTTGATATTTGGAGTTATCTTCTAGCCGCACAAGGTGGAATCGCAAGCCATCAAGTATTTATGAATCACACAGGTGACGAAGATTTGAAGAAGTTTTTAGAAAGCTTAATTGAAAATGATATGAATTCAGAAATAGAAGAGTTAAAAACTCTTTTAAAGGTTAATGGCGTAGCTTTACCGCCTGCTCCTCCAGAACGACCAGTTGCATCTATCGAAGACATTCCTCCAGGAGCGCGTATTAATGATGCTGAAATAGCAGCAGCTGTTTCTACAGGATTAGCAGCTGGACTTGTGACATGTAGTCAAGTGATGGGAAAATGTCTTCGAGAAGATGTAGGGATGCTATTTGGACAATTTCATATGAAAAAAGCGCAAGCAGGTGTAACGTTACTGCGTTTAAGTAAGAAAAAAGGGTGGGTAGTTCCACCTCCATTACATGTGAAAAACTCTGATCAAGCTTAA
- the sasP gene encoding small acid-soluble spore protein, SasP family has product MANNNSGSRNELLVRGAENAIDQMKYEIAQEFGVQLGADTTARSNGSVGGEITKRLVAMAEQQLGGRANR; this is encoded by the coding sequence ATGGCAAACAATAACAGTGGAAGTCGTAATGAATTGTTAGTTCGAGGCGCTGAGAATGCAATTGATCAAATGAAATATGAAATTGCACAAGAGTTTGGTGTACAACTTGGTGCAGATACAACAGCTCGTTCAAATGGATCTGTTGGTGGTGAAATCACAAAACGTTTAGTAGCAATGGCTGAACAACAACTTGGTGGTAGAGCTAACCGCTAA
- a CDS encoding zinc-dependent alcohol dehydrogenase, translating into MKAVTYQGPNQVQVKQVDDAKLEKKDDIIVKITSTAICGSDLHLYQGNMPLPQGYIIGHEPMGIVEEVGPDVTKVKKGDRVVIPFNVACGHCFYCQHEMESQCDNSNPHYDSGGYFGYTEKFGNHPGGQAEYLKVPFGNFTPFVIPESCELEDESLLFLSDVLPTAYWSVINAGVKPGDTVIVLGCGPVGLMTQKFAWMQGAKRVIAVDYLDYRINYAKRINNVEVLEFTKFPDMGEHLKEITHGGADVVIDCVGMDGKKSPLEFLEQKLKLQGGTLGPIQIATKAVRKYGTVQMTGVYGGNYNAFPLGAFWVRNINLKMGQAPVIHFMPELFEKITNKEFNPKEIITHKIPLEEASYGYQIFNNREDDCIKVILKP; encoded by the coding sequence ATGAAAGCTGTAACCTACCAAGGACCAAACCAAGTACAAGTTAAACAAGTTGATGATGCAAAGTTAGAGAAAAAAGATGATATTATTGTAAAAATAACTTCAACCGCTATTTGCGGTTCTGATTTACATTTATATCAAGGAAACATGCCGTTACCCCAAGGGTACATTATTGGTCATGAGCCAATGGGCATTGTTGAAGAAGTTGGTCCAGATGTTACTAAAGTAAAAAAAGGAGATCGCGTTGTTATTCCCTTTAACGTTGCTTGTGGACATTGTTTTTATTGCCAACATGAAATGGAAAGCCAATGTGATAACTCTAATCCTCATTATGATTCTGGTGGATACTTTGGTTATACAGAGAAATTTGGTAACCATCCAGGTGGACAAGCAGAATATTTAAAAGTTCCTTTTGGAAATTTCACTCCATTTGTTATACCAGAATCATGCGAACTTGAAGATGAATCCCTACTGTTTTTATCCGATGTTTTGCCAACAGCCTATTGGAGTGTAATAAACGCAGGTGTTAAGCCAGGTGATACTGTTATCGTTCTAGGTTGTGGACCTGTTGGATTAATGACACAAAAATTCGCTTGGATGCAAGGAGCTAAGCGCGTAATCGCAGTCGATTACTTAGATTATCGAATAAATTATGCAAAAAGGATTAACAATGTTGAGGTACTTGAGTTTACAAAATTTCCTGATATGGGAGAACATTTAAAGGAAATCACACATGGCGGTGCTGATGTAGTCATTGATTGCGTGGGCATGGATGGAAAAAAATCACCACTAGAATTTCTAGAACAAAAATTGAAATTACAAGGTGGAACTCTCGGTCCTATTCAAATTGCTACGAAAGCTGTAAGAAAATACGGAACGGTTCAAATGACTGGGGTTTATGGTGGGAATTATAATGCATTCCCACTTGGGGCATTTTGGGTTAGAAATATTAACCTAAAAATGGGACAAGCACCTGTTATTCATTTTATGCCAGAACTATTTGAAAAAATAACAAATAAAGAATTCAATCCAAAGGAGATTATTACACACAAAATCCCCCTCGAAGAAGCAAGTTACGGTTATCAAATTTTCAATAATCGTGAAGATGATTGTATAAAAGTCATTTTGAAACCTTGA
- a CDS encoding manganese catalase family protein, whose product MFYYKEEIINMIKPDKPDPAAAKVLQEILGGHYGEMRTMMQYFFQSSNFRGKEKQYRDLLRGVFLEEISHVELVQHTINQLLTGSGEPTPGNAGIDKAPLDEAVKHANPHHFIVGAQSSLPVDAAGNPWNGSWVYSHGNLISDLLDNVVLESTGVLQKTRIYEMSSNQTFRETLAFLIVRDNAHQNAFAKALETLGVEWGKLFPVPNYDINKYPECRKYVDMGFHNAQFNFSLDPTRMGEIFQGESPSRNKGTLTVMEPPKGFPVPELPEMPNEHSPGLKDMDL is encoded by the coding sequence ATGTTTTATTATAAAGAGGAAATAATTAATATGATTAAGCCGGATAAACCAGACCCAGCTGCTGCAAAAGTTTTACAAGAAATATTAGGCGGGCATTATGGGGAAATGCGTACAATGATGCAATATTTCTTCCAAAGCTCAAATTTTAGAGGTAAAGAGAAGCAATATCGCGATTTACTTCGAGGTGTTTTTTTAGAGGAAATAAGCCATGTAGAACTTGTACAACATACAATTAATCAGCTACTAACTGGATCTGGTGAACCTACGCCAGGAAATGCTGGTATTGACAAAGCACCGCTTGATGAAGCGGTTAAACATGCAAACCCTCACCACTTTATTGTAGGTGCTCAAAGTTCATTGCCTGTTGATGCAGCTGGAAATCCGTGGAATGGATCTTGGGTATATAGTCATGGAAACTTAATTAGCGATTTACTAGATAATGTCGTACTTGAATCTACAGGCGTACTTCAAAAGACTAGAATTTATGAAATGAGTTCTAATCAAACATTTAGAGAAACTCTTGCATTTTTAATTGTACGTGATAATGCACATCAAAATGCTTTTGCAAAAGCTTTAGAGACATTAGGAGTTGAATGGGGAAAACTCTTCCCTGTGCCGAACTATGATATTAATAAATATCCAGAGTGTAGAAAATATGTAGACATGGGATTCCATAATGCACAATTTAATTTCAGCTTAGATCCAACAAGAATGGGAGAAATATTCCAAGGTGAATCCCCAAGTAGAAACAAAGGAACATTAACAGTAATGGAACCGCCAAAAGGTTTTCCTGTACCAGAACTTCCTGAAATGCCAAATGAGCATAGCCCTGGATTAAAAGATATGGATCTTTAA